A single region of the Oenococcus kitaharae DSM 17330 genome encodes:
- a CDS encoding PolC-type DNA polymerase III: protein MNENDSKLKILLEQIGHGDDQLSKKLDGAVLQSVLVDPDERQWVFSFTSDHFLLPTVLGRLIIDTKDTFVKENIHCVFQFQVAERAGITQLGEYWHLVLSILDKNTPFTNEISAGINFADTGSGIEALLTTKAGVSYFTNLHADIIDIYKKLGVDLPFTFNVDSEKQAEIQEQFETSQAAEIHESAASVAQLAAPEISTNVLLGNAIPKSSKLTPIDQVSDGDNVVVEGYVYKSDYRETRRGGAILTIEVTDYTNSISAKVFSRNAKDNAVLKNIPSQIWVKIRGRVAVDDFMGGELSLNINDLQTVKKEADSDPVPEGKEHRIELHAHTTMTALNAVNSASELFDQAAQWQQPALAITDNADVQAFPEAAAASAKTGVKAIYGLEANFVADGEPIAINTQHEKLSDSEYTIFDIETTGLSAVSDKIIQLSAVKMKHGTVLDTFDEFINPGFPLSEQTINLTGITDDLVRNSKPEAEVLSSFQDFYKGTILAGHNVIRFDYGFVNHALVQHQLPKIDTLVLDTLNLARWLYPNFGRYTLDFLSKKFNVNLEHHHRAIDDSTATGMLLHLFLKEAEEKYGIVYDEQLNEHTDDHDSWRQTRPTHLSILVKNQIGLKNLYKLVSESNVNYYYRVSRVPKSLLTKYHEGLLVGSGDVSGELFDTLAREGLDKASELADRVGYDYIEVQPLENYQPRIESGFIKDDGALRQIIRDYVNLAEMLKKPLVVTGDVHYVGEKDRIYRTILLNSKIARSSAGGETRYRLADLSMKKTQHLLDEFSFLGEDKAYEIVVENSHKIADSIDDVQPLKKGLSTPKIEGSEEILRQKTFARAKEMYGDPLPDIIQKRLDRELNAIIGNGYAVIYVICQRLVDKSNKDGYIVGSRGSVGSSLVATMMGITEVNPLPPHYRSRNGNYTEFVDDDTISSGFDLPEKRNPIDGTLLIGDGQNIPFETFLGFKGDKVPDIDLNFSGDYQPIAHNYTKVMFGENNVFRAGTIGTVAEKTAYGMVKNYEESEQIHYRKAEEDRLSDGITGVKRTTGQHAGGIIIIPANHDVYDFTPIQFPADDTKSNWKTTHLDYHSIHDNVLKMDILGHDDPTLLRALQDMSGIDPKTIPVNDSGVLSLFTSTKALGVTAEEIMSNTGTLGIPEFGTNFVRGMLEQTKPHNFGELLQISGLSHGTNVWNGNADELIKAGQANIGTVIGTRDKIMTDLMSFGLDSSDAFQIMEKVRKGKGISDEHMAILKAHPKVPNWYIESMQKIQYMFPRAHAAAYVTSALRIAYFKVYFPAIYYAAYFSVRAKDKTLDAVGITQGKNKVQALVKSYRSRYNDLNKEESKTLAIYEIANEAWQRGIEFKMVDLYESEAFDWKIKGNQIILPFITLPGLGDNVAKAIVAARAEHDFISKEDLAKRGSVNKTLIDFMDQNHMLDGMTDANQMDLFAI, encoded by the coding sequence ATGAATGAAAATGACTCTAAATTAAAAATTCTCTTGGAACAAATCGGACATGGCGACGATCAGCTGTCTAAGAAATTAGATGGTGCCGTACTTCAAAGTGTTTTAGTTGATCCAGATGAACGGCAGTGGGTTTTTAGTTTTACTAGTGATCATTTTCTGCTTCCCACGGTTTTAGGCCGTCTAATCATTGATACTAAAGACACTTTCGTGAAAGAAAATATTCATTGTGTCTTTCAATTTCAAGTTGCAGAGCGGGCTGGTATAACACAGCTAGGTGAATATTGGCATCTTGTCCTTTCTATTTTGGATAAAAACACACCATTTACTAATGAAATTTCAGCCGGTATCAATTTTGCAGATACTGGTAGTGGTATTGAAGCCTTGCTGACGACAAAAGCGGGCGTGTCTTACTTTACGAATTTGCATGCAGATATTATCGATATTTACAAGAAATTAGGTGTTGACCTGCCATTTACTTTTAATGTCGATAGTGAAAAGCAAGCTGAGATTCAAGAACAGTTTGAAACATCTCAGGCAGCTGAAATACATGAATCCGCGGCCTCTGTCGCACAATTAGCGGCGCCAGAAATAAGCACAAATGTGCTCTTAGGCAATGCAATTCCTAAATCGAGTAAATTGACGCCAATTGACCAGGTTTCCGATGGGGACAATGTAGTTGTCGAAGGGTACGTTTATAAATCGGATTATCGTGAGACACGCCGTGGCGGTGCCATTTTAACGATTGAAGTGACTGATTATACGAACTCGATTTCGGCAAAAGTTTTCTCACGGAATGCCAAAGACAACGCCGTACTAAAAAATATTCCTTCTCAAATTTGGGTGAAAATTCGTGGTCGTGTTGCTGTGGATGATTTTATGGGCGGCGAATTGTCTCTGAATATTAATGATTTGCAAACTGTCAAAAAAGAAGCCGACAGTGATCCTGTTCCAGAAGGAAAGGAGCATCGTATCGAGCTACACGCGCACACCACAATGACGGCGTTAAATGCTGTTAATTCGGCTAGTGAATTATTTGATCAGGCAGCGCAGTGGCAGCAGCCTGCTTTAGCGATCACGGATAATGCGGATGTTCAGGCATTTCCTGAAGCAGCTGCGGCCAGCGCCAAGACTGGTGTCAAAGCAATTTATGGTTTGGAAGCTAATTTTGTTGCCGATGGTGAACCGATTGCAATAAACACGCAGCATGAGAAGTTATCCGATTCTGAATATACAATTTTCGATATTGAAACCACTGGCTTGTCGGCTGTTTCAGATAAAATTATTCAGTTATCCGCAGTCAAAATGAAACATGGTACTGTGTTGGATACTTTTGATGAATTCATCAATCCTGGTTTCCCTCTGTCTGAACAAACAATCAATCTGACAGGAATTACCGATGATCTTGTTAGGAATAGCAAGCCCGAAGCTGAAGTACTGAGCTCATTCCAGGATTTTTATAAGGGAACTATCCTAGCTGGACATAATGTGATTCGCTTTGATTATGGCTTTGTTAATCATGCTTTAGTGCAGCATCAATTGCCTAAAATCGACACATTGGTTTTGGATACGTTGAATTTGGCTCGCTGGCTGTACCCGAATTTTGGTCGTTATACACTCGATTTTTTGTCTAAGAAGTTCAATGTTAATTTGGAGCACCATCATCGCGCGATTGACGATTCGACAGCAACTGGGATGCTGCTGCATCTGTTTTTAAAAGAAGCTGAAGAGAAGTACGGTATCGTCTACGATGAGCAATTGAACGAGCATACAGATGATCATGACAGCTGGCGTCAAACAAGGCCGACACATTTGTCGATCCTTGTGAAAAATCAGATCGGTTTGAAGAATTTATACAAGCTGGTTTCTGAGTCGAATGTTAATTATTACTATCGTGTTTCTCGTGTTCCTAAAAGCCTGTTAACAAAATATCATGAAGGGCTGCTTGTTGGTTCGGGCGATGTTTCTGGTGAATTATTTGATACGCTTGCGCGTGAAGGACTCGACAAGGCTAGTGAACTGGCCGACCGAGTTGGCTATGATTACATTGAAGTACAGCCCTTAGAGAATTATCAACCGCGAATTGAGTCGGGATTTATTAAAGACGATGGAGCTTTGCGGCAAATTATTCGTGATTATGTCAACTTAGCCGAAATGTTGAAAAAACCATTAGTAGTTACTGGTGATGTGCATTATGTTGGCGAAAAAGACCGCATTTATCGAACAATTCTGTTGAATTCAAAAATTGCTCGGTCATCAGCAGGCGGTGAAACACGTTATCGCTTAGCCGATTTGTCGATGAAAAAAACGCAGCATCTGTTAGATGAATTTAGTTTTCTTGGTGAAGATAAGGCGTATGAAATTGTTGTCGAAAATAGCCACAAGATTGCCGACAGTATCGATGATGTTCAGCCTTTGAAAAAAGGACTATCAACACCGAAAATTGAAGGTTCAGAAGAAATTCTGAGACAAAAAACCTTTGCGCGTGCCAAAGAAATGTATGGCGACCCGTTGCCGGATATTATCCAAAAACGTCTGGATCGTGAGTTGAACGCGATTATTGGTAACGGCTATGCGGTTATTTATGTTATTTGTCAGCGCCTGGTCGATAAATCAAATAAAGACGGTTATATCGTCGGTTCGCGTGGATCGGTTGGTTCGTCACTAGTTGCGACGATGATGGGTATTACTGAAGTCAATCCTCTACCACCACATTATCGTTCCAGAAATGGTAATTATACTGAGTTCGTTGATGACGATACGATCTCATCAGGTTTTGATTTGCCGGAAAAACGAAATCCGATTGACGGCACACTCTTAATTGGCGATGGGCAAAACATCCCATTTGAGACCTTCTTAGGTTTTAAAGGTGATAAAGTACCGGATATCGATTTGAATTTCTCTGGCGATTATCAGCCGATCGCGCATAATTATACGAAGGTCATGTTTGGTGAAAACAATGTTTTTCGTGCCGGAACAATTGGTACCGTTGCTGAAAAAACTGCCTATGGCATGGTTAAAAATTATGAGGAATCAGAGCAGATTCATTACCGCAAGGCTGAAGAAGACCGCTTGTCTGACGGCATTACAGGTGTTAAACGAACAACCGGTCAACATGCTGGTGGTATCATCATTATTCCAGCTAATCATGATGTTTATGATTTCACGCCTATTCAATTCCCGGCCGATGATACAAAGTCCAACTGGAAAACGACCCATCTGGATTACCATTCAATTCATGATAATGTCTTGAAAATGGATATCCTAGGCCACGATGATCCAACCTTGCTTCGAGCATTACAGGATATGTCCGGCATTGATCCTAAAACGATTCCTGTCAACGATTCAGGTGTTCTATCCTTGTTTACATCGACCAAAGCTCTTGGGGTAACTGCAGAGGAAATTATGTCCAACACAGGTACTTTAGGCATTCCGGAATTCGGGACCAACTTTGTCCGCGGTATGCTTGAGCAGACAAAGCCGCATAATTTTGGCGAACTGCTGCAGATTTCCGGATTGTCTCACGGAACGAACGTCTGGAATGGCAACGCTGATGAATTGATTAAAGCTGGGCAGGCCAACATTGGTACTGTTATCGGAACCCGTGATAAGATCATGACCGATTTAATGTCCTTTGGGCTAGACTCGTCTGATGCCTTTCAAATTATGGAAAAAGTGCGTAAAGGTAAAGGAATTTCCGATGAGCACATGGCTATTTTGAAAGCACATCCGAAAGTACCGAACTGGTATATTGAATCGATGCAGAAGATTCAGTATATGTTTCCTCGTGCACATGCTGCAGCCTATGTGACCTCGGCACTCCGTATTGCTTACTTCAAGGTTTATTTCCCAGCCATTTATTACGCAGCTTATTTCTCTGTCCGTGCCAAAGATAAGACACTAGATGCTGTCGGGATTACGCAAGGGAAAAATAAAGTTCAAGCACTCGTGAAAAGTTACCGCAGCCGTTACAATGATTTGAATAAAGAAGAATCGAAAACACTTGCCATTTATGAGATTGCCAATGAAGCCTGGCAGCGCGGCATCGAGTTTAAAATGGTTGATCTCTATGAATCCGAAGCTTTTGATTGGAAAATCAAGGGAAATCAAATTATCCTGCCTTTTATCACATTACCCGGCCTGGGCGATAACGTGGCTAAAGCCATTGTTGCAGCTAGAGCTGAACACGACTTTATTTCTAAAGAAGATTTGGCCAAACGCGGCTCTGTTAACAAGACTTTGATCGATTTTATGGATCAGAATCATATGCTGGATGGTATGACAGATGCCAATCAAATGGATTTGTTTGCCATTTAA
- a CDS encoding proline--tRNA ligase, which translates to MKQSKMFIPTEKEVPSDAQVQSHILMLRAGFIRQLAGGIFAYLPLADRVINKIEAIIRQEMDKIDANEMLMPEMIPAELWKSSGRFYTYGPQMYQLKDRQARDFIMAPTHEETFTRIFADEIKSYKKLPLIVYQIQQKFRDELRPKNGLLRGREFIMKDAYSFSADQAGLDQAYDAMEAAYKTIFKRVGLNYREIIADAGDMGGKASAEFQAIADTGEDVIAYSDQGNYAANIEMAETFFESKKPSEAAGELHLVDTPNTRTVTDDAQLLQVSEHKIAKMIVFKADEQFVAVLLPGDDEVNEIKVKNFLNADSLVEANEKDVFQTLGAHFGSLGPIGADSKLRILVDRTISNEANWFVGANQDGKHYANFNLDRDLTNFEIGSFRTAKEGDLAPDGKGKLVFTKGIEIGHIFKLGTFYTSKMGGQIQNDQGKLTDMIMGSYGIGVSRLLSAISEQSNDDKGFIWPKAVAPFDVHVIIMNTKDATQQALSAQIETEIQAAGFEVLVDDRKERPGVKFADSDLIGIPIRVVVGRDAPDKLVEVKARSEETSEKISVNDLVLYLKNKFSELK; encoded by the coding sequence ATGAAACAATCCAAAATGTTTATACCAACTGAGAAAGAAGTTCCCAGTGATGCACAGGTGCAAAGTCACATCTTAATGCTGCGTGCCGGATTTATTCGACAGCTAGCAGGCGGTATTTTTGCTTATCTGCCACTAGCAGATCGCGTGATTAACAAAATTGAAGCCATTATCCGACAGGAGATGGACAAAATTGATGCTAATGAAATGCTGATGCCAGAAATGATTCCAGCTGAATTATGGAAGAGTTCAGGTCGATTTTATACATATGGTCCTCAAATGTACCAGCTCAAGGATAGACAGGCACGTGATTTTATCATGGCACCGACACATGAAGAGACGTTTACACGAATTTTTGCTGATGAGATCAAATCTTACAAGAAACTGCCTTTGATTGTGTACCAGATTCAACAAAAGTTTCGAGATGAGCTGCGTCCAAAAAACGGTTTGCTAAGAGGCCGCGAATTCATTATGAAAGATGCCTATTCTTTTTCAGCCGATCAAGCAGGCCTAGATCAGGCTTACGATGCAATGGAAGCAGCTTATAAGACGATTTTTAAACGCGTAGGGCTGAATTACCGTGAAATCATTGCTGATGCTGGTGATATGGGCGGCAAAGCTTCAGCTGAATTTCAGGCAATTGCCGATACTGGTGAAGATGTGATTGCCTATTCGGATCAAGGGAACTATGCAGCAAATATCGAAATGGCAGAAACTTTCTTTGAAAGCAAAAAACCATCCGAAGCGGCCGGAGAACTTCACCTTGTTGATACCCCGAATACGCGAACAGTTACTGATGACGCCCAATTACTGCAGGTTTCTGAGCATAAAATTGCCAAGATGATCGTTTTCAAAGCTGACGAGCAATTCGTCGCTGTGTTGCTTCCGGGAGATGACGAAGTTAATGAAATTAAGGTTAAGAATTTTCTGAATGCGGACTCGTTAGTTGAGGCAAACGAAAAGGATGTCTTCCAGACATTAGGGGCACATTTTGGCTCGCTCGGACCAATAGGTGCAGACTCTAAACTGCGTATTTTAGTTGATCGAACGATCAGCAATGAAGCAAATTGGTTTGTTGGGGCAAACCAGGATGGCAAGCACTATGCCAATTTCAATCTTGATCGTGATTTGACGAATTTTGAAATTGGCAGTTTTCGAACTGCTAAAGAGGGAGACCTCGCACCTGATGGAAAAGGCAAGTTAGTTTTCACTAAGGGAATTGAAATCGGACACATTTTTAAACTTGGCACATTTTATACAAGCAAAATGGGCGGCCAAATTCAAAACGACCAAGGAAAGTTAACTGATATGATCATGGGTTCATACGGTATTGGTGTTTCACGCCTATTGTCGGCAATTTCTGAACAATCAAATGATGACAAAGGTTTCATTTGGCCTAAGGCTGTAGCACCTTTTGATGTGCATGTCATCATCATGAATACGAAAGATGCAACTCAACAAGCGCTAAGTGCTCAAATTGAAACAGAAATACAAGCAGCTGGATTTGAGGTGTTAGTTGACGATCGAAAGGAACGGCCCGGTGTTAAATTTGCGGACTCAGATTTAATCGGTATCCCAATCAGAGTTGTTGTCGGCCGCGATGCGCCTGATAAACTTGTCGAGGTTAAGGCAAGAAGTGAGGAAACATCCGAAAAAATTTCTGTAAATGATCTTGTTTTGTATCTAAAAAATAAATTTAGTGAACTAAAATAA
- a CDS encoding M50 family metallopeptidase — protein sequence MNLTAIVAFILVFGLIVTVHEFGHFFAAKKFGVVVYEFSIGMGPKIFGKNWHGTNYVIRILPVGGYVLMAGGDQQNEYLEDLRPGKLVKLKFADEKKQVVNQIDISDSPADSDTQLMRIKELDTNQTFIISGTINEDQNVDVSYRLAENTQIKISEDRQFELAPKNRQLPNIAIWKQAIVNFAGPLMNFLLAFVLFIGLSAALPRVPLSNSQIDPMPGYPAARQGLKKGDVITRINTRSVHSWNQLTQAVTSVGDRPIKVTFKRGSQQRTISIQPRKAVESGQTRYLIGVEQDTGTGLNQRVNYAFSSFYQGATMIGSAFLHLITHPSLDQLGGPVAIAQTTSSAAAAGFLSVVSLTAFLSLNIGIFNLIPIPVLDGGKLLLNLIQAIRRKPLSEKTNQVVMISGVVFIILLMIAVTINDLLR from the coding sequence ATGAATTTAACTGCGATTGTTGCTTTCATCCTAGTTTTCGGCCTGATTGTCACGGTTCATGAATTTGGCCATTTCTTTGCGGCTAAAAAATTCGGTGTTGTGGTTTATGAATTTTCGATAGGGATGGGTCCTAAAATATTCGGCAAAAATTGGCACGGTACCAACTATGTCATACGAATTCTGCCTGTTGGCGGATATGTCTTAATGGCAGGTGGAGACCAGCAAAATGAGTATCTTGAGGATTTACGACCGGGAAAATTGGTGAAACTCAAATTTGCTGATGAAAAAAAACAGGTTGTTAATCAAATAGATATTTCGGATTCGCCAGCCGATTCGGACACACAATTGATGCGAATCAAGGAATTGGATACCAACCAAACTTTTATTATTTCCGGCACTATTAATGAGGACCAAAATGTGGACGTCAGCTATCGTTTGGCCGAAAATACTCAGATAAAAATTTCCGAAGATCGTCAATTCGAATTAGCGCCTAAAAATAGACAATTACCAAATATTGCAATCTGGAAACAGGCAATCGTTAATTTTGCTGGGCCATTGATGAATTTCTTGCTTGCTTTTGTCTTATTTATCGGCTTGTCAGCGGCTTTACCTCGTGTGCCATTGTCCAATTCGCAGATTGATCCAATGCCAGGTTATCCCGCCGCAAGACAAGGTCTGAAAAAAGGCGATGTGATTACGCGAATAAATACCCGATCAGTACATAGTTGGAATCAATTGACACAGGCTGTCACATCGGTGGGGGATCGGCCTATTAAGGTTACTTTTAAAAGAGGCAGCCAGCAGCGGACCATATCTATTCAGCCCCGTAAAGCAGTTGAGTCAGGACAGACCAGATATCTGATTGGCGTTGAGCAGGATACAGGAACAGGATTAAATCAGCGAGTTAATTATGCTTTTTCAAGTTTCTATCAAGGCGCAACAATGATCGGTTCTGCCTTTTTGCACTTAATCACTCACCCCAGCCTCGATCAACTGGGAGGTCCTGTAGCAATTGCGCAAACAACCAGCAGCGCAGCTGCTGCTGGATTTTTAAGTGTTGTAAGTTTAACGGCATTTCTAAGTTTAAACATTGGCATTTTTAATTTGATCCCAATTCCAGTTTTAGATGGCGGGAAACTTCTGCTGAATTTGATCCAAGCGATCCGCAGAAAGCCTCTCTCTGAGAAAACTAATCAAGTTGTGATGATTTCCGGTGTTGTATTTATAATTTTATTAATGATCGCAGTTACGATTAATGATTTATTGAGGTAA
- a CDS encoding phosphatidate cytidylyltransferase, whose product MRTRIITAIVALAIFVPFVIKGGIPLTILISLLGVIAVGELLFMKKRLLVSFEALVSFVAVVVTILPNSFWRLLPAPAFLNPRTLIYLFIFLLLLTTVLSNNKLSFDDAGALSLGVLYIGFGFHFFLQARAENWMAFVFGLIIVWLTDSFAYIIGRKLGKHKLIPKISPNKTWEGSIGGTAVATIVAIIFAESTHFATHFSLFEIVLATLVLSIAGQFGDLIESALKRYFGVKDSGTLLPGHGGILDRFDSMLIVMPIIVLIGLTA is encoded by the coding sequence ATGAGAACTCGAATTATTACAGCAATTGTTGCTCTGGCCATTTTCGTTCCTTTTGTAATTAAAGGGGGCATTCCTTTAACTATTCTGATTTCGTTATTAGGCGTGATTGCAGTAGGCGAACTACTATTCATGAAAAAACGGCTGCTTGTCAGCTTTGAGGCTTTAGTCTCTTTTGTGGCTGTTGTTGTCACCATTTTACCAAATAGTTTTTGGCGTTTGCTGCCGGCACCGGCTTTCTTAAATCCAAGAACTTTAATATATTTGTTTATTTTCCTGTTGCTGCTGACAACGGTTTTGTCGAATAACAAACTTAGTTTCGATGATGCCGGTGCTCTCTCACTAGGGGTCTTATATATAGGTTTCGGCTTTCATTTCTTCTTACAGGCAAGGGCCGAAAACTGGATGGCGTTCGTTTTCGGACTGATTATTGTTTGGCTGACGGATAGTTTTGCATACATAATTGGCAGAAAATTGGGTAAACACAAGCTGATACCAAAAATTAGTCCGAATAAAACTTGGGAAGGCTCTATCGGCGGGACTGCAGTAGCGACAATCGTGGCAATTATTTTTGCAGAAAGTACGCATTTTGCAACTCATTTTTCACTGTTTGAAATTGTACTGGCTACTCTCGTTCTTTCGATTGCAGGCCAATTCGGAGATTTGATTGAATCAGCCTTAAAACGGTATTTTGGTGTCAAAGATTCCGGTACTCTCTTGCCGGGTCACGGCGGTATTCTCGATCGTTTTGATTCCATGCTGATCGTCATGCCGATTATCGTTTTGATTGGACTGACAGCATGA
- a CDS encoding isoprenyl transferase → MVFFNAASSKENDQLIPKHVAIIMDGNGRWAKRQHQARVFGHKAGMENVKKIALVANQLGVKVLTLFAFSTENWGRPATEVSYLMHLPIDFFNLFVPELIENNIKVEVIGEVDGLPDKTRSAVEKAVADTSQNTGMILNFAFNYGGRREIVDAAQSLARQVQEGLIQPDQINDQLFQENLLTKQLGDLANPDLIIRTSGEKRISNFLLWQAAYSEFIFSEKLWPDFSGEDFKFALASFGKRDRRFGKIKES, encoded by the coding sequence ATGGTTTTTTTTAATGCAGCGAGTTCTAAGGAAAACGATCAGCTGATTCCCAAGCACGTTGCGATTATCATGGACGGTAATGGGCGCTGGGCTAAACGTCAACACCAGGCAAGAGTTTTCGGACATAAAGCCGGCATGGAAAATGTGAAAAAGATTGCGCTTGTTGCCAATCAACTTGGAGTCAAAGTATTGACTCTTTTTGCGTTTTCAACGGAAAATTGGGGCAGACCAGCTACTGAGGTGAGTTATTTAATGCACTTGCCTATAGATTTTTTTAATCTGTTTGTGCCTGAACTAATTGAAAATAATATCAAAGTTGAAGTGATCGGTGAAGTCGATGGCCTACCTGATAAAACACGGTCAGCCGTCGAGAAAGCTGTTGCAGACACCTCGCAAAACACTGGTATGATTTTAAATTTTGCTTTTAATTACGGCGGCAGAAGAGAGATCGTGGATGCCGCACAATCGCTTGCACGACAAGTCCAGGAGGGTCTTATTCAACCGGACCAGATAAACGATCAGTTGTTTCAAGAAAATCTCTTAACGAAGCAATTAGGAGATTTGGCTAATCCTGATTTGATTATCCGAACCTCCGGAGAAAAAAGAATCAGCAACTTTCTTCTTTGGCAGGCGGCCTATTCTGAATTTATTTTTTCTGAAAAATTGTGGCCAGATTTTTCTGGAGAGGATTTCAAATTCGCGTTGGCTTCTTTTGGAAAACGCGATCGGCGCTTTGGTAAGATAAAGGAATCATGA
- the frr gene encoding ribosome recycling factor — protein sequence MIDLADLKNRMAKASKAFQNELVNIRAGRANPNMLNKIQVEYYGAPTPLNQLASIQVPEARILLITPYDKSSLKSIEQAIFASDLGLTPQNDGNVIRLMIPILTEDGRKDLVKQVKAEAEKAKVASRNIRRDFMNDLKKDKDLSEDQRHKAEEDVQKVADSEIKDIDQIADNKEKELMEI from the coding sequence ATGATTGATCTAGCAGATTTAAAAAATAGAATGGCAAAGGCCAGCAAAGCCTTTCAAAATGAATTGGTCAACATTCGTGCCGGCAGAGCAAATCCGAATATGCTTAATAAAATTCAGGTTGAGTATTATGGTGCCCCGACGCCGCTAAATCAACTTGCTAGTATACAAGTTCCGGAGGCACGGATATTACTGATTACGCCTTACGACAAAAGCTCATTGAAATCTATTGAGCAGGCTATTTTTGCGAGTGATCTTGGTTTGACGCCTCAAAACGATGGTAATGTTATCCGTCTGATGATTCCTATCCTAACTGAGGATGGTCGTAAAGATTTGGTCAAACAAGTCAAAGCCGAGGCCGAAAAGGCAAAAGTTGCTAGTCGAAACATTCGTCGAGACTTTATGAATGATTTAAAAAAAGACAAGGATTTGTCCGAAGATCAGCGCCATAAAGCCGAAGAGGATGTTCAAAAAGTAGCCGATTCGGAAATAAAAGATATTGATCAAATTGCGGATAACAAAGAAAAAGAATTAATGGAGATTTGA
- the pyrH gene encoding UMP kinase: protein MAGIEFHRVLLKLSGEALAGKSGTGIDLPTVRRVANELAEIKRTYPEIQIAIVNGGGNLWRGEPAAEAGMDRARADYIGMLGTVMNALSLADSLEQAGVDTRVLTAIEMRQIAEPYIRGRAIRHLEKGRIVIFGAGTGSPYFSTDTTAALRAAEINADAILMGKNGVDGVYNADPRKFADAVKFSELTYDEVLQRGLKVMDSTAGAMAKDTDMPLVVFNLNEPGNIKKAIEGQNIGTVIKGSR, encoded by the coding sequence ATGGCTGGAATAGAATTTCATCGTGTACTACTCAAACTTTCAGGAGAAGCACTAGCTGGTAAATCTGGAACCGGAATTGATTTGCCAACGGTTCGTCGTGTTGCAAATGAATTAGCTGAAATTAAGAGGACATATCCGGAAATCCAAATTGCAATCGTCAATGGCGGTGGCAATTTGTGGCGTGGGGAACCGGCTGCTGAAGCAGGTATGGATCGAGCAAGAGCCGATTATATCGGTATGCTGGGTACAGTGATGAATGCCCTATCTTTAGCTGATAGTTTGGAGCAGGCAGGTGTCGATACACGTGTTTTAACAGCAATCGAAATGAGACAAATCGCTGAGCCTTATATTCGTGGACGTGCAATTCGTCACTTGGAGAAGGGCAGAATTGTCATTTTTGGTGCTGGTACTGGTTCACCTTATTTTTCAACAGATACAACAGCAGCTCTTCGCGCCGCTGAGATTAATGCTGATGCAATCTTAATGGGTAAAAATGGTGTCGATGGTGTTTATAATGCTGATCCTCGCAAGTTTGCCGATGCAGTTAAATTCAGCGAACTGACCTACGATGAAGTTTTGCAAAGAGGATTAAAGGTTATGGACTCAACCGCAGGTGCTATGGCAAAGGATACCGATATGCCTTTGGTTGTGTTTAATTTGAATGAGCCTGGCAATATTAAGAAAGCCATTGAAGGACAAAATATCGGAACAGTAATTAAAGGATCCAGATAA